A genomic window from Halomonas sp. LR3S48 includes:
- a CDS encoding aldehyde dehydrogenase family protein — translation MQQLDHQFIANCWVPSRGERRLAVMNPYREEVIAEVIAGHPDDVDDAVAAARRALPAWRALSGAERAVYLEGFAEGLARRRDALIRLSSTNNGKVLAEAGIDLDDAIACYRYYAGQARELDKRQGRLVELEMEGVEARCYHDPVGVVGLITPWNFPLVTSAWKLAPALAAGCTAVLKPSEVTPLPERTLAEIAQEIGLPAGVFNLLFGDGEGIGAPLAAHPAIDKVSFTGSNRVGEAVMRAASERTADVSLELGGKSPILVMEDADPAQAADWVMAGIYFNAGQICSATSRLIVHEAVAEPLYAALAERIDALTLGDPLDEAIDMGPLTSARQRESVHAYLAVAEREGLRAVRDASHRKLPERGYFVAPTLYRDVPSHSRLWREEIFGPVLCAHNVASEQEAIDLANDCDFGLAATVVSGDGERARRIGRQLQAGSIWFNSEQLVLPETGWGGFKRSGIGRELGPWGLSAYLAVKHIVGPA, via the coding sequence ATGCAACAGTTGGATCACCAGTTCATCGCCAATTGCTGGGTACCCTCACGGGGAGAACGCCGCCTGGCAGTGATGAACCCCTATCGCGAAGAGGTGATCGCCGAGGTCATCGCCGGCCACCCGGACGATGTCGACGATGCCGTTGCCGCAGCACGCCGCGCCCTGCCCGCCTGGCGTGCACTTTCCGGTGCCGAGCGCGCCGTTTATCTCGAAGGCTTCGCCGAAGGTCTCGCCCGGCGCCGCGACGCGCTGATTCGGCTCTCCTCGACCAACAACGGAAAGGTGCTGGCCGAAGCCGGCATCGACCTCGACGATGCCATCGCCTGCTACCGCTACTATGCTGGCCAGGCACGTGAACTCGACAAACGCCAGGGCCGCCTCGTCGAGCTTGAAATGGAAGGCGTCGAGGCGCGCTGCTATCACGATCCGGTGGGCGTGGTTGGCCTGATCACCCCGTGGAACTTCCCGCTGGTGACCAGCGCCTGGAAGCTCGCCCCGGCGCTGGCCGCCGGCTGTACGGCAGTGCTCAAGCCCTCCGAGGTGACGCCGCTGCCCGAGCGGACGCTGGCCGAGATCGCCCAGGAGATCGGCCTTCCCGCCGGCGTATTCAACCTGCTGTTCGGCGACGGCGAAGGCATCGGTGCCCCACTCGCCGCTCACCCCGCTATCGACAAGGTCTCCTTCACCGGCAGCAACCGGGTCGGTGAGGCGGTCATGCGCGCCGCCTCCGAGCGCACCGCCGACGTTTCGCTGGAACTCGGCGGCAAGTCGCCGATCCTGGTGATGGAGGATGCCGACCCCGCGCAGGCGGCCGATTGGGTCATGGCCGGCATCTACTTCAATGCCGGGCAGATCTGCTCGGCCACCTCGCGGCTGATCGTGCATGAAGCCGTCGCCGAGCCGCTTTACGCCGCCCTTGCGGAACGCATCGATGCGCTGACGCTCGGCGATCCGCTGGACGAAGCGATCGACATGGGCCCGTTGACCAGTGCCCGCCAGCGCGAGAGCGTTCACGCCTATCTCGCCGTCGCCGAACGGGAAGGGCTTAGAGCAGTACGCGATGCCAGCCATCGAAAGTTGCCCGAACGGGGCTACTTCGTCGCCCCTACCCTCTATCGCGACGTACCGTCACATAGCCGGCTATGGCGTGAGGAAATCTTCGGCCCGGTTCTCTGCGCGCACAATGTGGCCAGCGAACAAGAGGCGATCGACCTGGCCAACGACTGCGACTTCGGCCTGGCGGCAACCGTCGTGAGCGGCGATGGCGAGCGAGCCCGACGCATCGGACGCCAGCTACAGGCAGGCAGCATCTGGTTCAACAGTGAGCAACTGGTGCTGCCCGAAACCGGCTGGGGCGGCTTCAAGCGCAGCGGCATCGGACGCGAACTCGGTCCATGGGGGCTCTCGGCGTACTTGGCCGTTAAACATATCGTTGGCCCAGCTTGA
- a CDS encoding purine-cytosine permease family protein, whose amino-acid sequence MSHEPTFLGHDTLSADDVERSLGIPGTFALWLGANVVVTTILTGMLLVPDLTFQHAMTLVFIGSAIGIIPLVLIGAMGQRTGMTTMVLARGTFGRLGAAFPAWVNLLALIAWSWIQALLAGMSLDYAVSTLTGYSNVALFTVICETLVVAIALRGHLSIEKAEKLAAVLMLALSAVVLFALNRHYDLPTITELDATGVLGAGVAFDIVIATAFSWIPLAADYNRHCHSLKAAVVGTWGGYVTATLIAMGLGATVSALSVAIGFPQSYDPTELLSGFGFGLPAALVIFFSVLTTNVMCVYSATLSFMSVRPATPFWKPALMIGVVSIVGALIPGILDQFQTFLLIIGSLFIPAFSLMIVDYYLIDRERYTAARLIHGHDSLPAINGKALGSYLLGAALAYYWNWVAPLEFGASLPVFLITGALYYVASKVLARPLPA is encoded by the coding sequence ATGAGCCATGAACCCACCTTCCTCGGCCATGACACCCTGTCAGCCGATGACGTAGAACGCAGCCTTGGCATCCCCGGCACCTTTGCTCTGTGGCTCGGAGCCAATGTGGTTGTCACCACCATCCTGACTGGAATGCTGCTGGTTCCCGACCTGACCTTCCAGCATGCCATGACCCTGGTATTCATCGGCTCGGCCATAGGCATCATCCCCCTGGTGTTGATCGGCGCCATGGGGCAGCGTACGGGCATGACCACCATGGTCCTGGCCAGAGGCACCTTCGGCCGTCTCGGCGCCGCATTTCCCGCCTGGGTCAATCTGCTGGCGCTCATCGCCTGGAGCTGGATCCAAGCACTCCTGGCTGGCATGAGCCTCGACTATGCCGTCTCGACACTAACCGGCTACTCGAACGTGGCACTCTTCACGGTCATCTGTGAAACCTTGGTGGTGGCCATTGCCCTGCGCGGCCACCTGAGCATCGAGAAAGCCGAGAAACTGGCCGCCGTGCTGATGTTGGCCCTCTCCGCGGTCGTCCTATTCGCCCTCAATCGGCACTACGACCTGCCGACGATTACCGAACTCGATGCCACCGGGGTGCTTGGTGCCGGCGTGGCCTTCGACATTGTCATCGCCACCGCTTTCTCCTGGATTCCCCTAGCCGCCGACTATAACCGCCACTGCCATAGCCTCAAGGCCGCCGTTGTCGGCACATGGGGCGGCTATGTGACAGCCACCCTGATTGCCATGGGCCTCGGTGCGACCGTCTCGGCACTGTCAGTAGCCATCGGTTTCCCGCAGTCCTACGACCCCACGGAACTGCTGAGCGGCTTCGGCTTCGGCCTGCCGGCGGCACTGGTAATCTTCTTCTCGGTGCTGACCACCAATGTCATGTGCGTCTACAGTGCCACGCTCTCCTTCATGAGCGTTCGGCCCGCCACTCCGTTCTGGAAACCCGCCTTGATGATTGGCGTGGTCTCCATCGTGGGTGCGCTTATCCCAGGTATTCTCGATCAGTTCCAGACCTTCCTGCTGATCATCGGCAGCCTCTTTATCCCGGCCTTCTCGTTGATGATCGTCGACTACTACCTGATCGACAGGGAACGCTATACAGCCGCGCGTCTGATCCACGGCCATGACTCCCTGCCCGCCATCAATGGCAAGGCCTTGGGCAGTTACCTGCTAGGTGCCGCCCTGGCCTACTACTGGAACTGGGTAGCCCCACTGGAGTTCGGTGCCTCCCTGCCTGTCTTCCTGATCACTGGCGCCCTCTACTATGTCGCCAGCAAGGTCTTGGCCCGTCCATTGCCAGCCTGA
- a CDS encoding 5-guanidino-2-oxopentanoate decarboxylase, with the protein MANQPTMTCAQLLLTLLSKRYGVDTVFGIPGVHTVALYRGLEDGGVRHVTPRHEQGAGFMADGYARATGKPGVCLIITGPGMTNIATAMGQALADSIPMLVISSVNRRDTLGRGQGRLHELASQQQLMAGVSRFSHTLLDPAALPEVLARAFAVFQGQRPGPVHIEIPIDLFDSPVEMTELQPPARLYRPAPDPEGLALAAEWLREAKRPLVLLGGGCVDAPEAARTLVERLDAPTVTTINAKGLLGRNHPLDLGANAALPAVRELARKADVILAVGTELGETDYDVVFDDGFELRGRLIRIDLDAQQLVRNQQVALGLVGDAGRSLALLAEYFTEPLSRDGAARTAATLLALGLEADPAFAPFVPLYAALREALPEAILVGDSTAPVYAGNHLVSQPAPRRYFNASTGYGTLGYGLPAALGAQLGQPMLPVVALVGDGGVMFTLSELATAVEQNLPVVIVLWHNQGYEEIRRFMDAHGVARCGVDIQAPDFQTVAAGFGCLATRIGNPAELARALAIRPSDGPLLIEVDANAWQNGLN; encoded by the coding sequence ATGGCCAACCAACCAACGATGACCTGCGCTCAGTTGCTTTTGACGCTCTTGAGCAAGCGCTATGGGGTCGACACCGTGTTCGGCATCCCCGGCGTGCATACGGTGGCGCTCTACCGTGGGCTGGAGGACGGTGGCGTGCGCCACGTCACGCCGCGCCACGAACAGGGCGCCGGCTTCATGGCCGATGGCTACGCCCGCGCCACCGGCAAGCCCGGCGTCTGCCTGATCATCACCGGGCCCGGCATGACCAACATTGCCACCGCCATGGGCCAGGCGCTGGCCGACTCGATTCCCATGCTGGTGATCTCCAGCGTCAATCGCCGCGACACCCTGGGCCGCGGCCAGGGCCGATTGCACGAGCTTGCGAGCCAGCAGCAGCTGATGGCGGGCGTCTCCCGCTTCAGCCACACCCTGCTCGACCCCGCCGCCCTGCCCGAAGTGCTGGCCCGTGCCTTTGCCGTGTTCCAGGGCCAACGCCCCGGCCCGGTTCACATCGAGATCCCCATCGATCTGTTCGACTCGCCAGTGGAGATGACAGAACTGCAGCCGCCGGCGCGGCTGTACCGCCCGGCGCCCGACCCCGAGGGGCTGGCACTGGCTGCCGAATGGCTGCGTGAAGCAAAGCGCCCACTGGTGCTGCTGGGCGGTGGCTGCGTGGATGCACCCGAGGCGGCCAGGACGTTGGTCGAAAGGCTCGATGCACCCACCGTGACCACCATCAATGCCAAGGGTCTGCTGGGTCGCAATCATCCTCTCGATCTGGGCGCCAACGCGGCGCTGCCGGCTGTGCGCGAGCTGGCCCGTAAGGCCGACGTCATCCTGGCCGTGGGCACCGAACTCGGCGAGACCGACTACGACGTGGTGTTCGACGACGGCTTCGAGCTGCGCGGCAGACTGATTCGCATCGACCTCGACGCTCAGCAGCTGGTGCGCAATCAGCAAGTCGCGCTGGGCCTGGTGGGCGATGCCGGACGCAGCCTGGCCTTGCTCGCCGAGTATTTTACCGAACCGCTCTCACGCGACGGCGCCGCACGCACAGCCGCCACGCTTCTGGCGCTCGGACTCGAAGCAGACCCTGCCTTCGCTCCCTTCGTGCCGCTCTACGCCGCTCTGCGCGAAGCACTTCCCGAGGCGATCCTGGTCGGCGATTCCACCGCCCCGGTCTATGCCGGCAACCACCTCGTCTCGCAGCCCGCCCCGCGGCGCTACTTCAACGCCTCCACCGGCTACGGCACCCTCGGCTATGGCCTGCCGGCGGCACTCGGCGCCCAACTGGGCCAGCCGATGCTGCCCGTGGTGGCATTGGTCGGCGACGGTGGCGTGATGTTCACCCTCAGTGAACTCGCCACCGCCGTGGAGCAGAACCTGCCGGTGGTGATCGTGCTGTGGCACAACCAGGGCTATGAAGAGATCCGCCGCTTCATGGATGCCCATGGCGTGGCTCGCTGCGGCGTCGACATCCAAGCGCCGGACTTCCAGACCGTCGCCGCCGGCTTCGGCTGCCTGGCCACCCGGATCGGCAATCCCGCCGAGCTGGCCCGAGCCCTCGCCATTCGCCCCAGCGACGGCCCCTTGCTGATCGAAGTGGACGCCAACGCCTGGCAGAACGGCCTGAACTGA
- a CDS encoding YjiH family protein yields MSTTDTTRRSAAVPAPFERGNLLKFIIPSAIGVGLFLVPFQVGDTINIGMGLMADGLKALLGGALPAIAVIVLVLSVLATSWVKLVRPRWADQGVLHDMFHVGPVWFGMRLLGAAFALMTFFQFGPEFVTASFTGGVMLNDLAPVLLTFFFFAALLLPFLVEFGFMEFIGSLVRKPFRVIFNLPGRSAIDATASWMGSGTVGVLITTQQYEQGYYSRREASVIATNFSIVSIAFSLLITSFVDLNHMFVQFYFTVVVAGLIAAVIVPRLPPLSRKPDTYYEPVGCQLAEKRTDEMGLLRYSLTQAVRRAEHAPGPRELARNALFNVADIFLGLLPLVFAIGTVALILAEFTPLFTWLSYPMVPVLELLRIPEAEAAAPATLVGFADMFLPAVLATNIESELTRFVIACLSLTQLIYMSEIGALLLKSKIPLKLWELVAIFLLRTAITLPIIAFMAHTFFF; encoded by the coding sequence ATGTCCACCACTGACACCACCCGCCGAAGCGCCGCCGTCCCGGCGCCTTTCGAACGCGGCAACCTGCTGAAATTCATTATTCCCTCGGCCATCGGCGTCGGCCTGTTCCTGGTGCCGTTCCAGGTCGGCGACACCATCAACATTGGCATGGGGCTGATGGCCGACGGGCTCAAGGCACTGCTCGGCGGCGCTCTGCCGGCCATTGCCGTGATCGTGCTGGTGCTCTCGGTGCTGGCGACCTCCTGGGTCAAGCTCGTACGCCCTCGCTGGGCCGATCAAGGGGTGCTGCACGACATGTTCCACGTCGGCCCGGTGTGGTTCGGCATGCGCCTCCTGGGGGCGGCCTTCGCCCTGATGACCTTCTTCCAGTTCGGACCCGAGTTCGTCACCGCCTCCTTCACCGGTGGGGTGATGCTCAACGACCTGGCACCGGTGCTGCTGACCTTCTTCTTCTTTGCCGCCCTGCTGCTGCCGTTCCTGGTCGAGTTCGGTTTCATGGAGTTCATCGGCAGCCTGGTACGCAAGCCGTTCCGGGTGATCTTCAACCTGCCAGGCCGCAGCGCAATCGATGCCACCGCCTCGTGGATGGGCTCGGGCACCGTGGGCGTACTGATCACGACCCAGCAATACGAGCAGGGTTACTACAGCCGCCGCGAAGCCTCGGTCATCGCGACCAATTTCTCCATCGTGTCGATCGCCTTCAGCCTGCTGATCACCAGCTTCGTCGACCTCAACCACATGTTCGTGCAGTTCTACTTCACCGTGGTGGTGGCCGGGCTGATCGCCGCGGTCATCGTGCCGCGCCTCCCACCCCTGTCACGCAAGCCCGACACCTACTACGAGCCGGTCGGCTGCCAGCTGGCCGAAAAGCGCACCGACGAGATGGGCCTGCTGCGCTACAGCCTGACCCAGGCGGTACGCCGCGCCGAGCACGCCCCAGGCCCCAGAGAGCTCGCCCGCAACGCGCTGTTCAACGTGGCCGACATCTTCCTCGGCCTGCTGCCGCTGGTCTTCGCCATCGGTACCGTGGCGCTGATACTCGCCGAGTTCACGCCGCTGTTCACCTGGCTCTCCTACCCCATGGTGCCGGTGCTCGAACTGCTGCGCATTCCCGAGGCCGAGGCGGCTGCCCCTGCTACCCTGGTGGGCTTTGCCGACATGTTCCTGCCGGCGGTGCTGGCCACCAACATCGAGAGCGAGTTGACCCGCTTCGTCATCGCCTGCCTGTCGCTGACACAGTTGATCTACATGTCGGAGATCGGTGCGCTGCTGCTCAAGTCCAAGATCCCCCTCAAGCTGTGGGAACTGGTAGCCATCTTCCTGCTACGCACGGCCATCACGCTGCCGATCATCGCCTTCATGGCCCACACCTTCTTCTTCTGA
- the speB gene encoding agmatinase yields MTDYNQPLGGNEMPRFGGPATMMRLPTQPTAEGLDAAFIGVPLDVGTSNRPGTRLGPRQIRDESRMLRPYNMATRAAPFDSLQVADIGDVPINTFHLPKTVDIISRFYDEVLSHGCIPLTLGGDHLITLPILRAIANKHGPVGLIHIDAHADVNEHMFGEPLAHGTPFRRAQEEGLLAKGKVVQIGLRGTGYAAEDFDWCRQQGFRVVTAEECWYRSLEPLMSEVREQMGNTPVYITFDIDGLDPSVAPGTGTVEMGGLTSAQGLEIVRGAAGLNIVGGDMVEVSPPYDTSGNTALMGATLLYEMLCVLPGVKRRD; encoded by the coding sequence ATGACCGACTACAACCAGCCGCTCGGCGGCAACGAGATGCCCCGCTTCGGCGGCCCCGCCACCATGATGCGCCTGCCCACCCAGCCCACTGCTGAAGGGTTGGATGCCGCCTTCATCGGCGTGCCGCTCGACGTCGGAACATCCAATCGCCCGGGAACGCGCCTGGGGCCGCGCCAGATACGCGACGAGTCGCGCATGCTGCGTCCCTACAACATGGCCACACGCGCCGCCCCCTTCGACAGCCTGCAGGTGGCCGATATCGGAGACGTACCGATCAACACCTTCCATCTGCCCAAGACGGTGGACATCATCAGCCGCTTCTACGACGAGGTGCTCAGCCACGGCTGCATCCCGCTCACGCTTGGCGGCGACCACCTGATCACCCTGCCGATCCTGCGCGCCATCGCTAACAAGCATGGTCCGGTGGGGCTGATCCATATCGATGCCCACGCCGACGTCAACGAGCACATGTTCGGCGAGCCCCTCGCCCATGGCACGCCGTTTCGCCGCGCCCAGGAAGAAGGGCTGCTGGCCAAGGGCAAGGTGGTGCAGATCGGCCTGCGCGGGACCGGCTACGCCGCCGAGGACTTCGACTGGTGCCGCCAGCAGGGTTTCCGCGTCGTCACCGCCGAGGAGTGCTGGTACCGCTCACTCGAGCCGCTGATGTCGGAAGTTCGCGAGCAGATGGGCAATACCCCTGTCTACATCACCTTCGACATCGACGGGCTGGACCCCTCCGTCGCCCCTGGCACCGGCACCGTCGAGATGGGTGGGCTGACCTCGGCCCAGGGGCTCGAGATCGTGCGTGGCGCCGCCGGGCTCAACATCGTCGGTGGTGACATGGTCGAGGTCTCGCCGCCCTACGACACCAGCGGCAACACGGCGCTGATGGGCGCCACCCTGCTCTACGAAATGCTGTGCGTCTTGCCGGGCGTCAAGCGCCGCGACTGA
- a CDS encoding sigma-54 interaction domain-containing protein, whose translation MSEIDQEVVRTIVETANDHFFIVDGSGRVLDVSPGAVAVYGMARERLIGSSVQRLEADGVLKPSISLEVIRSGKPAQLMQVTGTGRRVIAEAHPVYVNGRLERIVSRSRDLTDLQLLQDEYALLQKRFSEHLKRSQGGTSGEDGQLEDVLESLEIRSQVMRELALLLKRVAPSDATVLMLGESGVGKTAFARQLHRWSRRCEGPFLEVNCGAIPENLFESEMFGYQPGAFSGAARQGKAGLLEQAQGGTLFLDEIGELPLLMQTKLLKVIQDGSVTRLGDTRQRQVDFRLVVATNQDLAKRVETGAFRLDLYYRLNVIPVTLPPLRERREDIPALVEACLERLNQRYGRQKLLHGSVWSELMGGDWPGNVRELENWLERAWLSSAGDLIYSPTPGDTAGVASQAPPVAASAQVELAEDEGLPAYLARIECGVLQALCRSLPTTYAIAERLGISQPSVVRKLKRHGLKIQR comes from the coding sequence ATGAGCGAGATCGACCAGGAGGTGGTGCGAACCATCGTCGAGACGGCCAATGACCACTTTTTCATCGTCGACGGTTCGGGCCGCGTACTCGACGTGAGTCCGGGAGCCGTGGCGGTTTATGGCATGGCGCGGGAGCGCTTGATCGGCAGTTCGGTGCAGCGCCTCGAGGCGGACGGCGTGCTCAAGCCTTCCATCAGCCTCGAGGTGATTCGCAGTGGCAAGCCGGCACAACTGATGCAGGTGACCGGCACGGGCCGGCGGGTGATCGCCGAGGCGCATCCGGTCTATGTCAATGGCCGGCTCGAGCGTATCGTCAGCCGCTCGCGCGACCTCACCGACCTGCAACTGCTGCAGGACGAGTACGCGCTCTTGCAGAAGCGCTTCAGCGAGCACCTCAAGCGCAGCCAGGGCGGAACCTCTGGCGAGGACGGCCAGCTCGAGGATGTGCTGGAGAGCCTGGAGATCCGCAGCCAGGTGATGCGCGAGCTCGCCCTGTTGCTCAAGCGCGTGGCGCCCTCGGATGCCACCGTGCTGATGCTGGGCGAGTCCGGCGTCGGCAAGACCGCCTTCGCCCGTCAGCTGCACCGCTGGAGTCGACGCTGCGAGGGTCCGTTCCTCGAAGTGAACTGCGGTGCAATCCCCGAGAACCTGTTCGAGTCGGAGATGTTCGGCTACCAGCCAGGCGCCTTCAGCGGCGCGGCGCGTCAGGGCAAGGCGGGGCTGCTGGAGCAGGCCCAGGGCGGCACGCTCTTTCTCGACGAGATCGGTGAGCTGCCGCTACTGATGCAGACCAAGCTGCTCAAGGTGATCCAGGACGGTAGCGTCACCCGATTGGGTGACACCCGCCAGCGGCAGGTCGATTTCCGCCTGGTGGTTGCCACCAACCAGGACCTGGCCAAGCGCGTCGAGACGGGCGCGTTCCGCCTCGACCTCTATTATCGGCTAAATGTGATCCCGGTTACGTTGCCACCACTGCGCGAGCGCCGCGAGGATATCCCGGCACTGGTCGAGGCATGCCTGGAGCGACTCAACCAGCGCTATGGTCGTCAGAAGCTGCTGCATGGCAGCGTGTGGTCGGAGCTGATGGGCGGCGACTGGCCGGGCAACGTGCGCGAGCTGGAGAACTGGCTTGAGCGTGCCTGGCTCTCGTCGGCGGGGGATCTGATCTACTCGCCCACGCCGGGCGATACCGCGGGCGTGGCATCGCAGGCGCCACCGGTCGCGGCCTCGGCGCAGGTGGAGTTGGCCGAGGACGAAGGACTGCCCGCCTACCTGGCACGGATCGAGTGCGGTGTGCTGCAGGCGCTGTGCCGTTCGCTTCCCACCACCTACGCCATTGCCGAACGGCTGGGTATCAGCCAGCCAAGCGTGGTGCGCAAGTTGAAGCGGCACGGGCTCAAAATTCAGCGCTGA
- a CDS encoding pyridoxal phosphate-dependent aminotransferase, whose protein sequence is MPRFPTHLTGSGPSNPFPGIKVLERRIGREIPHRLGSNEGLDMPHRALRERFGDAMVEHVYCYGDSEALGVRQRLASLYGVPLEATLVDAGADSLIALALRTVATPGCTVVSASGTYPTFGYFARGQGCQLVERPYREAPGLLSPDFDALLASAHEHGARLVYVANPDNPSGHLHSNDEIHRLRADLPEDCWLLIDEAYHDFRDDADSAFSREVMPGVIRLRTLSKAHGLAGLRIGYAIAEPETLAMMMKVRIHYAVSTLTQAAAETVLDHHSEVEAHIHAVKQRRERLASHFRDLGGEVLPSATNFIALRLPSAELAGRLNQELLEAGRLIARPAHPDLGHVLRITAVEDALMPGRFEILERAIMENSAQR, encoded by the coding sequence ATGCCTCGCTTCCCCACCCATTTGACCGGCTCCGGCCCCAGCAACCCCTTTCCCGGCATCAAGGTGCTGGAACGACGCATAGGCCGCGAGATTCCTCACCGCCTGGGTTCCAACGAGGGCCTCGACATGCCCCATCGGGCACTGCGCGAACGCTTCGGCGACGCCATGGTCGAGCACGTCTACTGCTATGGCGACTCGGAGGCACTGGGCGTGAGACAGCGCCTCGCCTCGCTCTATGGGGTGCCGCTGGAAGCCACCCTGGTGGATGCCGGCGCCGACAGCCTGATCGCGCTGGCGCTGCGCACCGTGGCCACGCCGGGCTGCACGGTGGTGAGCGCCAGCGGTACCTATCCCACCTTCGGCTACTTTGCACGAGGCCAGGGCTGCCAGCTCGTCGAGCGGCCCTATCGTGAGGCTCCGGGGCTGCTCTCACCGGATTTCGATGCCCTGCTGGCCTCCGCCCACGAGCATGGGGCCCGGCTCGTCTACGTTGCCAATCCCGACAACCCCAGCGGCCATCTGCACAGCAACGATGAGATCCACCGACTGCGTGCCGACCTTCCCGAAGATTGCTGGTTGCTGATCGACGAGGCCTACCACGACTTTCGCGACGATGCCGACTCCGCCTTCAGCCGCGAGGTGATGCCGGGGGTGATCCGCCTGCGCACGCTCTCCAAGGCCCACGGCCTGGCGGGGCTGCGCATCGGCTATGCCATTGCCGAGCCAGAGACGCTGGCCATGATGATGAAGGTACGCATCCATTATGCCGTCTCGACCCTGACCCAGGCCGCCGCCGAGACCGTGCTCGACCATCACAGCGAGGTCGAGGCGCACATCCATGCGGTGAAGCAGCGCCGCGAGCGGCTGGCCTCCCACTTCCGCGACCTGGGCGGCGAGGTGCTGCCCAGCGCGACCAACTTCATCGCCCTACGCCTGCCCAGCGCGGAGCTGGCAGGGCGGTTGAATCAAGAGCTACTCGAGGCCGGCCGGCTCATTGCCCGTCCCGCTCACCCGGACCTTGGGCATGTGCTGCGCATCACCGCGGTGGAGGACGCCCTGATGCCCGGCCGCTTCGAGATCCTCGAGCGGGCCATCATGGAGAACTCGGCTCAGCGCTGA
- a CDS encoding DMT family transporter, whose translation MSTQAPSSASTLRRHDVVTLVLIAAIGLFWGGNWPAVRFSLMDIPPFSLRAIGFSVGALVLLSWAWLKGWPLIIVASERAWLAATGLFTILGFNLGTAFGQLHMPTSQAAVVAFTMPCWALLLAIGLLGERVTPRQWLGLGLGQAGLLVLLGPAAWQAGFAGLTGPLFVLGAALSWALGTVLTKRRGGWQGHPVVITGWQFALSALPMALLAVLIDSPSAPGTWRSSTWFGLGYHLVFAICLAQMLWFRNVNRLTIGQSTISTLIIPVVGVASAVVLLDEPLTLRLLLALCLILSAVAIVMTQRKPPA comes from the coding sequence ATGTCGACCCAGGCCCCCTCTTCCGCCTCGACGCTGCGACGCCACGACGTCGTCACGTTGGTGCTGATCGCCGCGATCGGGCTGTTCTGGGGCGGCAACTGGCCGGCGGTACGTTTCAGCCTGATGGACATCCCTCCCTTCAGCCTGCGCGCCATCGGCTTCAGCGTGGGCGCACTCGTACTGCTGAGCTGGGCGTGGCTGAAAGGCTGGCCCTTGATCATTGTCGCGAGTGAACGTGCATGGCTGGCCGCAACCGGCCTCTTCACCATTCTCGGCTTCAACCTGGGTACCGCCTTCGGCCAGCTGCACATGCCGACGTCCCAGGCCGCCGTCGTCGCCTTCACCATGCCCTGCTGGGCCCTGCTGCTGGCGATAGGACTGCTCGGCGAACGGGTCACTCCACGACAGTGGCTCGGCCTTGGCCTCGGCCAGGCCGGGCTGCTGGTTCTGCTTGGCCCGGCTGCCTGGCAGGCCGGCTTCGCCGGCCTCACTGGCCCGCTGTTCGTACTCGGCGCGGCGCTCTCCTGGGCACTGGGAACCGTGCTGACCAAGCGCCGCGGCGGCTGGCAGGGTCACCCCGTGGTCATCACCGGCTGGCAGTTCGCTCTCTCCGCACTGCCGATGGCGCTGCTTGCCGTCCTGATCGACTCGCCGAGCGCCCCCGGCACCTGGCGCTCCTCGACCTGGTTCGGCCTCGGCTACCATCTCGTCTTCGCCATCTGCCTGGCGCAGATGCTGTGGTTTCGCAACGTCAATCGCCTCACCATCGGCCAGTCCACCATCAGTACGTTGATCATCCCGGTGGTCGGCGTGGCAAGCGCCGTGGTACTGCTTGACGAGCCGCTCACGCTGCGGCTGCTATTGGCCTTGTGCCTGATACTCTCGGCGGTGGCCATCGTCATGACCCAGCGCAAGCCGCCGGCTTGA